The Lodderomyces beijingensis strain CBS 14171 genome assembly, chromosome: 4 genome has a window encoding:
- a CDS encoding 60S ribosomal protein eL18 codes for MGRDHTSKQHIRSGHREAPKSDNVYLQLLVKLYSFLARRTDAPFNKVILRSLFLSKVNRPPVSVSRISRALKQKGAAEKTVVVVGTVTDDNRLLEFPKTTVAALRFTAGAKARIVKNGGEAITLDQLALRAPKGQNTLIVRGPRNAREAVRHFGFGPHKGKAPRILSKGRKFERARGRRRSRGFKV; via the exons ATGGGTAGAGATCACACCAGCAAACAACACATCAGATCAGGTCACAGAGAGGCCCCAAAGTCAGACAACGTCTACTTGCAATTGTTGGTCAAATTGTACTCCTTCTTGGCTC GTCGTACTGATGCTCCATTCAACAAGGTTATCTTGAGATCattgttcttgtccaaggtCAACAGACCACCAGTCTCGGTTTCAAGAATCTCACGTGCCCTCAAGCAAAAGGGTGCTGCTGAAAAgaccgttgttgttgttggtacCGTTACCGATGACAACAGATTGTTGGAATTCCCAAAGACCACCGTTGCCGCTTTGAGATTCACTGCCGGTGCCAAGGCTAGAATCGTGAAGAACGGCGGTGAAGCCATCACTTTGGACCAATTGGCTTTAAGAGCTCCAAAAGGTCAAAACACCTTGATTGTCAGAGGTCCAAGAAACGCCAGAGAAGCTGTTAGACACTTTGGTTTCGGTCCTCACAAGGGTAAAGCTCCAAgaatcttgtccaagggcAGAAAATTCGAAAGAGCTAGAGGTagaagaagatcaagagGTTTCAAGGTATAA
- a CDS encoding 40S ribosomal protein eS19, with the protein MPGVSVRDVDAQEFINAYAQFLQRQGKLEVPGYVDLVKTSAGNELPPQEAETWFYKRAASIARHIYLRKHVGVGALNKLYGGAKNRGFRPHKHVDASGSINRKCVQALQQIGVLEISEKGGRKISENGQRDLDRIAAQTLEDDE; encoded by the exons ATGCCAGGTGTATCAGTTAG aGACGTTGACGCTCAAGAATTCATCAACGCTTACGCACAATTCTTGCAAAGACAAGGTAAGTTGGAAGTTCCAGGTTACGTTGATCTCGTCAAGACCTCGGCCGGTAACGAATTGCCACCACAAGAAGCCGAAACTTGGTTCTACAAGAGAGCTGCTTCCATTGCCAGACACATCTACTTGAGAAAAcacgttggtgttggtgctttGAACAAATTGTACGGTGGTGCTAAGAACAGAGGTTTCAGACCACACAAGCACGTTGACGCTTCAGGTTCCATCAACAGAAAATGTGTTCAAGCTTTGCAACAAAttggtgttttggaaatctCCGAAAAGGGTGGTAGAAAGATCTCAGAAAACGGCCAAAGAGATTTGGACCGTATTGCTGCTCAAACTTTAGAAGACGACGAGTAA